The Candidatus Thorarchaeota archaeon genome has a segment encoding these proteins:
- the acs gene encoding acetate--CoA ligase — MTVTSTEERSFPPPADFVKKAYIKSHEERMRIWKESVENPDRFWLKVATDMCYWQKRPTKGFIWSDPKNARFTWFEDGITNMSYNCLDKHVMAGKGDQIALIWQGEPLDESKTYTYKQLLAEVSKAANILKRLGVKRGDRVTIYLPMIPELAIIMLACTRIGAIHSIVFGGFSSDSLKERINDCMGKVVVTADAYYRSGKVVPQKETADRALAETPTVEKVLVIKRIGIDKVPWTPGRDVWYHDEYAKVGDKCEPEWMGAEDPLFILYTSGSTGKPKGVLHTTGGYMVYTAHSFLNIFDWHPGDIYWCTADIGWITGHSYIVYGPLCAGATTMMFEGVPTYPENDRFWHEIERWKVNEFYTAPTALRALMKFGDGPVNKHNLSSLRLLGTVGEPINPEAWMWYHRVVGKERCPIVDTYWQTETGGVVITPLPGATSTIPGSATFPYFGIETTIVDDSSNPLGPNEGGWLCIKKPWPGLMRTVYGDHKRFVDTYWIYHKDLKTGLPMYTTGDGARYNKDGYHFVMGRLDDVLKVSGHRLGTAEIESALVKHPAVAESAVVGFPHEVKGEDIYAFITLKDGVQKTDALKEELRQHVRKEIGPIATPAKIQFADALPKTRSGKIMRRILKRIAAGNVDDLGDTTTLADPSVVDILVKERVR; from the coding sequence GGCAGAAGCGTCCGACAAAGGGATTCATCTGGTCAGACCCGAAGAATGCCCGCTTCACTTGGTTTGAAGATGGAATCACGAATATGTCGTACAACTGCCTAGACAAGCATGTGATGGCAGGCAAAGGGGACCAGATTGCCCTAATCTGGCAAGGAGAGCCGCTGGATGAGTCCAAGACCTACACCTATAAGCAACTGCTGGCGGAGGTCAGCAAGGCGGCAAACATACTCAAGAGGCTAGGTGTCAAGAGGGGCGACCGAGTCACAATCTATCTTCCGATGATACCCGAGCTTGCAATCATCATGCTGGCCTGCACAAGGATAGGCGCCATACACAGCATCGTGTTTGGTGGCTTCAGCTCCGATTCACTAAAGGAGAGAATCAATGACTGCATGGGAAAGGTTGTCGTGACTGCTGATGCCTATTACCGGAGCGGAAAGGTGGTTCCACAGAAGGAAACCGCCGACAGGGCACTTGCCGAGACTCCGACTGTTGAGAAGGTATTGGTCATAAAGCGGATTGGCATCGATAAGGTGCCATGGACACCAGGCCGTGATGTGTGGTATCACGACGAGTACGCTAAGGTCGGCGACAAGTGCGAGCCTGAATGGATGGGAGCCGAAGACCCTCTGTTCATACTGTATACTTCAGGTTCGACAGGCAAGCCCAAGGGAGTGCTCCACACAACCGGTGGCTATATGGTGTACACCGCACACTCGTTCCTGAATATATTCGACTGGCACCCGGGCGACATCTACTGGTGCACTGCAGACATTGGCTGGATTACCGGCCACTCATACATCGTCTATGGCCCACTCTGTGCTGGTGCCACAACTATGATGTTCGAAGGTGTGCCCACCTACCCAGAAAACGACCGTTTCTGGCACGAGATTGAGAGATGGAAAGTCAACGAGTTCTACACCGCACCAACTGCCCTCAGGGCCCTCATGAAGTTCGGAGATGGACCAGTCAATAAGCACAACCTCTCTTCTCTCAGACTTCTGGGCACCGTAGGAGAGCCAATCAATCCTGAGGCGTGGATGTGGTACCACAGAGTGGTTGGCAAAGAACGATGTCCCATCGTGGACACTTACTGGCAGACTGAGACTGGAGGCGTTGTGATAACTCCTTTGCCTGGAGCTACTTCAACCATCCCCGGTTCAGCAACATTCCCGTACTTCGGCATTGAAACAACGATTGTGGATGACAGTAGCAACCCACTCGGCCCCAATGAGGGTGGATGGTTGTGCATCAAGAAACCGTGGCCGGGTCTGATGAGGACTGTGTATGGAGACCACAAGAGGTTTGTTGACACCTACTGGATATACCACAAGGACCTCAAGACAGGTCTCCCGATGTACACGACCGGTGATGGGGCAAGATACAACAAGGATGGCTACCATTTCGTCATGGGTCGTCTTGATGACGTTCTGAAGGTTTCGGGTCACAGACTGGGTACCGCAGAGATCGAGTCCGCCCTGGTCAAACATCCTGCTGTGGCGGAGAGTGCAGTTGTCGGATTCCCACACGAAGTGAAGGGTGAAGACATCTATGCATTCATCACACTGAAGGACGGAGTACAGAAGACCGATGCTCTGAAGGAAGAACTAAGGCAGCATGTACGAAAGGAGATTGGTCCAATAGCAACTCCTGCCAAGATTCAGTTTGCGGACGCGTTGCCAAAGACTCGTTCCGGCAAGATCATGCGGCGCATTCTCAAGAGAATTGCCGCTGGTAACGTGGACGACCTTGGTGACACGACAACGCTAGCAGACCCGAGTGTGGTTGACATTCTGGTTAAAGAACGTGTCAGGTAG